Proteins encoded in a region of the Rhodospirillaceae bacterium genome:
- a CDS encoding peptidylprolyl isomerase — translation MFPAIPLRAAAAALALALPLAVQSGAPVQAQSSTPAKDPVVATVNGEKVMLSDLRALHADLPEQIRKIPLDQIYQPLLEQVVQIKLLAAKARADGLDKSPPIERRLRALADRVLQQAYLEDHIDKAVTEDHLARAYKEFAAGHRGEEEAKARHILVKTKKEAMAVIEALEKGGKFAELARTTSIGPSKAGGGDLGWFARGQMVKPFADAAFALKKGAYTGVPVKTQFGWHVILLEDRRRKPPPPFEAKRAELKAELGRKLAVAEIERLQKSASVVRFGPDGKPLDDAAPARKEDGQEKKQ, via the coding sequence ATGTTCCCCGCCATTCCCCTGCGCGCCGCCGCTGCGGCGCTGGCACTGGCTTTGCCGCTTGCCGTGCAATCCGGTGCGCCTGTGCAGGCACAGTCGTCGACGCCGGCCAAGGACCCGGTCGTCGCCACCGTCAACGGCGAAAAGGTGATGCTGTCCGATCTGCGGGCGCTCCATGCCGACCTGCCGGAGCAGATCCGGAAGATCCCCCTGGATCAAATCTACCAGCCGCTGCTCGAGCAGGTCGTCCAGATCAAGCTTCTGGCCGCGAAGGCGCGGGCCGACGGGCTGGACAAGTCCCCGCCCATCGAACGCAGGCTGCGCGCCCTGGCCGACCGGGTGCTGCAGCAGGCCTACCTGGAGGACCATATCGACAAGGCCGTCACCGAGGACCATCTCGCCAGGGCCTACAAGGAATTCGCCGCCGGCCATCGCGGCGAGGAAGAAGCGAAGGCCCGGCATATTCTGGTCAAGACCAAGAAGGAGGCGATGGCGGTCATCGAGGCCCTGGAGAAAGGCGGCAAGTTTGCAGAACTCGCCCGGACGACATCGATCGGCCCGTCGAAGGCCGGCGGCGGCGATCTCGGCTGGTTCGCCAGGGGCCAGATGGTCAAGCCGTTCGCCGACGCCGCGTTCGCCTTGAAGAAAGGCGCGTATACCGGCGTTCCGGTGAAGACCCAGTTCGGCTGGCACGTCATCCTGCTCGAAGACCGCCGCCGCAAGCCGCCGCCGCCGTTCGAGGCGAAGCGGGCCGAGCTCAAGGCGGAACTGGGCCGGAAGCTGGCGGTTGCGGAGATCGAACGGCTGCAAAAATCGGCCAGCGTCGTCCGATTCGGCCCGGACGGAAAGCCGCTTGACGATGCGGCGCCGGCCCGGAAAGAAGACGGGCAAGAAAAGAAACAGTAG
- the argJ gene encoding bifunctional glutamate N-acetyltransferase/amino-acid acetyltransferase ArgJ — translation MALEKSPLAPERFPDLPAVGGVQIAGRACGLKRSGAKDLMLAELAPGTTVAGVFTRSQCQSAPVDWCRAALPGGRARAIVCNSGNANAFTGKAGDTTAERTAEAAAALFGCAEREVFLASTGVIGVPVGPDHIGDCLPGLARHLSAGAWRDAAEAIMTTDTFPKGAGAQTSIGGTPVSIAGFAKGSGMIAPDMATMLGFVFTDADIPAPLLQKLLARSNDRSFNAITVDGDTSTSDTVLLCATGAAGNAPPADLRAVRDFERALDSVMIDLAQQIVRDGEGASKFVTVNVSGAASARAARRIGLTIANSPLVKTAIAGEDANWGRIVMAVGKAGEKADRDRLSIAIGGVTITENGQLAPGYDETPVARHMKGAEIDIDVDIGIGRGRATVWTCDLTHGYISINADYRS, via the coding sequence ATGGCTCTTGAAAAATCGCCGCTCGCGCCGGAGCGGTTTCCGGACCTGCCGGCGGTCGGCGGCGTGCAGATCGCCGGCCGCGCCTGCGGCCTGAAACGCAGCGGCGCCAAGGATCTGATGCTCGCCGAGTTGGCGCCGGGCACAACCGTTGCCGGGGTCTTCACCCGCTCGCAATGTCAGTCGGCGCCGGTCGACTGGTGTCGGGCCGCGCTGCCGGGCGGCCGGGCCCGGGCGATCGTGTGCAATTCCGGCAATGCCAACGCCTTTACCGGCAAGGCGGGCGATACAACGGCGGAACGGACCGCCGAGGCCGCCGCCGCCCTGTTCGGCTGCGCCGAGCGCGAGGTGTTCCTGGCCTCGACCGGGGTGATCGGCGTTCCGGTCGGGCCGGACCATATCGGCGATTGCCTGCCCGGACTGGCGCGCCATCTGAGCGCCGGCGCCTGGCGGGACGCGGCCGAAGCGATCATGACGACCGACACCTTCCCCAAGGGCGCCGGCGCGCAGACTTCGATCGGCGGCACGCCGGTCAGCATCGCCGGCTTCGCCAAGGGCAGCGGCATGATCGCGCCGGACATGGCGACCATGCTGGGCTTCGTCTTCACCGACGCCGACATCCCGGCGCCGCTGCTCCAGAAACTGCTGGCGCGGTCGAACGACCGGTCGTTCAACGCGATCACGGTCGACGGCGACACCTCGACCTCGGATACCGTGCTGCTGTGCGCCACCGGCGCCGCCGGCAACGCGCCGCCCGCGGACCTCCGGGCCGTCCGGGATTTCGAGCGCGCGCTGGATTCGGTCATGATCGACCTTGCCCAGCAGATCGTGCGCGACGGCGAGGGGGCGAGCAAGTTCGTGACCGTGAATGTGAGCGGCGCGGCCTCCGCCCGGGCGGCGCGGCGCATCGGTCTGACCATCGCCAACTCGCCCCTGGTCAAGACGGCGATCGCCGGCGAGGACGCCAACTGGGGCCGGATCGTCATGGCGGTCGGCAAGGCCGGCGAGAAAGCGGATCGCGACCGCCTGTCGATCGCCATCGGCGGCGTTACCATCACGGAAAACGGCCAGCTCGCGCCCGGCTACGACGAGACGCCGGTCGCCCGGCATATGAAAGGGGCGGAGATCGATATCGACGTCGATATCGGCATCGGGCGCGGCAGGGCGACCGTGTGGACCTGCGACCTGACCCACGGCTACATCAGCATCAATGCCGACTACCGAAGCTAG
- the mutT gene encoding 8-oxo-dGTP diphosphatase MutT, with translation MPTTEARAAAFPVPAGCDPGESTAPAEAPGRPVVFVAAIALVDIDNRVLIAQRPAGKDMAGLWEFPGGKVEPGETPEAALIREVREELGIDTSESCLAPFSFASHAYADFHLLMPLYICRKWLGEPAPREHGAIKWVRPMRLGDYPMPPADAPLVAMLRDFL, from the coding sequence ATGCCGACTACCGAAGCTAGGGCCGCCGCGTTTCCCGTACCGGCCGGCTGCGATCCCGGCGAAAGCACGGCGCCGGCGGAAGCGCCGGGCCGCCCGGTCGTGTTCGTTGCGGCCATCGCCCTGGTCGACATCGACAACCGGGTCCTGATCGCGCAGCGGCCGGCGGGCAAGGACATGGCCGGCCTGTGGGAGTTTCCGGGCGGCAAGGTCGAGCCCGGCGAAACGCCGGAAGCGGCCCTGATCCGCGAGGTGCGCGAAGAGCTGGGCATCGATACTTCGGAAAGCTGCCTTGCGCCGTTCAGTTTCGCCTCCCACGCCTATGCGGATTTCCACCTGCTCATGCCGCTCTACATCTGCCGGAAATGGCTGGGCGAGCCGGCGCCGCGCGAGCACGGGGCGATAAAATGGGTCCGGCCGATGCGCCTCGGCGACTATCCCATGCCACCGGCCGACGCGCCGCTGGTCGCCATGCTGCGGGATTTTCTCTAG
- a CDS encoding MBL fold metallo-hydrolase, producing MQVSLLGTGLPFPNPKRCGPGYAVRAGARNFVVDCGSGIVHRMVELGLMPNEVDHLFITHLHSDHFIDLGHFIVTRWMMSDDRPWHIYGPEGTRTMVGQLLELLRPDLELRMRIRKVPREMPDIRVRELTEGPALDVDGVAVTAFDVAHYPLEQAFGYRFETRDRRIVLSGDTSPCENLIRHAHRADILIHECVQYDKWISPQIDHSHTPLAHTSPERLGLVARDAAPGLLVTTHMLPESEPHELREIIRRDYAGPLAIGEDLMTL from the coding sequence ATGCAGGTCAGCCTCCTGGGCACCGGATTGCCGTTCCCCAACCCGAAGCGGTGCGGGCCGGGCTACGCGGTGCGGGCCGGCGCGCGCAACTTCGTCGTCGATTGCGGCTCCGGCATCGTCCACCGGATGGTCGAGCTGGGCCTGATGCCCAACGAGGTCGACCATCTGTTCATCACCCATCTCCATTCGGACCACTTCATCGACCTGGGCCATTTCATCGTCACCCGCTGGATGATGAGCGACGACCGGCCCTGGCACATCTACGGGCCCGAAGGCACCCGGACGATGGTCGGACAGTTGCTGGAACTCCTGCGCCCGGATCTCGAACTGCGGATGCGGATCCGGAAGGTGCCCCGGGAAATGCCCGACATCCGGGTCCGCGAACTGACCGAAGGCCCGGCGCTGGACGTAGACGGGGTCGCGGTCACTGCGTTCGACGTCGCCCACTATCCGCTCGAACAGGCGTTCGGCTACCGCTTCGAAACGCGGGACCGGCGGATCGTGCTCTCGGGCGACACCAGCCCGTGCGAAAACCTGATCCGGCACGCGCACCGGGCGGATATCCTGATCCACGAGTGCGTGCAGTACGACAAATGGATCTCGCCGCAGATCGACCACAGCCACACGCCATTGGCGCATACGTCGCCGGAGCGGCTCGGCCTCGTCGCGCGGGACGCCGCGCCGGGATTGCTGGTCACGACCCACATGCTGCCGGAGTCCGAACCGCACGAACTGAGGGAGATCATCCGCCGCGACTATGCCGGGCCGCTGGCCATCGGCGAGGATCTGATGACGTTGTAG
- a CDS encoding SLC13 family permease, whose protein sequence is MIEGEIGPVLAFGAIVVALILYAAPRVSMELASLTVICLLLLAFHIFPEAGAGGRNALGPAELLAGFANPALIALLGLIIIGQGLAQTGALDHGARALLGAAGGRSEVALCLSLLAVLLVSGVLNNVPVVVIFIPILQAFANRGGTAPSRSLMILSFASILGGMTTLIGSSTNLLVSGLLTDLGQPGFGFFDFTVPGLAVALPGLLFALLVVRRLLPDRSVGDDAAPATGRQFLAQIDVVRDRPLAGLRPAGGFFPQIADVTVHAIQRGDASLLPPFEEDAALQPGDILIVSATRAALTKAVRGQMDLLHPSLGDAWAAREDETHGKPPWLRGRQLLGEVLVTPGSELIGRTLEQIGFRYRYNCVVVGVQRRAARMHRPITDLPLAAGDVLLVQGTTEAKAALRGRPGILPIEWSASEVPSAPEAWRALAIFGTVVGLAALDILPIEIGALAGAAAMLATGVMTLRQAARAIGADLVLVIAAALALGKALQATGGAEILSDLLADALAGSPVPVVLSAFFLLVAVLANLVGTKAVAVLFTPIAVSLALGLGAPVEPFAVAVVFGANCAFATPMGYQTNLLVMGPAGYRFQDFVRAGLPMLLFVWATVSVVLPLYYGL, encoded by the coding sequence ATGATCGAGGGCGAAATCGGGCCGGTCCTGGCCTTCGGCGCGATCGTCGTGGCGCTGATCCTCTATGCCGCCCCCAGGGTGTCGATGGAGCTGGCGTCGCTGACCGTCATCTGCCTGCTCCTCCTGGCGTTCCACATTTTCCCGGAAGCCGGCGCCGGCGGCCGCAACGCGCTGGGCCCGGCCGAATTGCTGGCCGGTTTCGCGAACCCGGCCCTGATCGCCCTTCTGGGACTCATCATCATCGGGCAGGGCCTGGCGCAGACCGGCGCGCTCGACCACGGCGCACGGGCGCTGCTCGGCGCCGCCGGCGGGCGCTCCGAAGTCGCGCTGTGCCTGTCCCTGCTGGCCGTGCTGCTGGTCAGCGGCGTGCTCAACAACGTGCCCGTCGTCGTCATCTTCATCCCGATCCTCCAGGCCTTCGCCAACCGCGGCGGCACGGCGCCCAGCCGCTCCCTGATGATCCTGAGCTTCGCGTCGATCCTCGGCGGGATGACGACCCTGATCGGATCGAGCACCAACCTGCTGGTTTCCGGCCTGCTGACCGATCTCGGCCAGCCCGGCTTCGGCTTCTTCGATTTCACCGTGCCGGGTCTCGCCGTGGCCCTGCCCGGCCTGCTCTTCGCGCTGCTGGTCGTCCGGCGCCTGCTGCCGGACCGCAGCGTCGGCGACGACGCGGCCCCGGCGACCGGCCGCCAGTTCCTCGCCCAGATCGACGTGGTCCGGGACCGGCCGCTGGCCGGGCTCCGGCCGGCCGGCGGCTTCTTTCCGCAAATTGCCGATGTCACCGTCCACGCCATCCAGCGCGGCGATGCGAGCCTGCTGCCGCCTTTCGAAGAGGATGCAGCACTGCAGCCCGGCGACATCCTGATCGTGAGCGCCACGCGGGCGGCCCTGACGAAGGCCGTGCGCGGCCAGATGGATCTGCTGCATCCGTCCCTCGGCGACGCCTGGGCGGCACGCGAGGATGAGACCCACGGCAAGCCGCCCTGGCTGCGCGGCCGGCAATTGCTCGGCGAGGTCCTGGTCACGCCGGGATCGGAGCTGATCGGCCGGACGCTGGAGCAGATCGGATTCCGCTATCGCTACAACTGCGTCGTCGTCGGCGTGCAGCGCCGGGCCGCACGCATGCACCGGCCGATCACCGACCTGCCGCTTGCCGCCGGCGACGTGTTGCTGGTGCAGGGCACCACCGAGGCGAAGGCGGCGCTGCGCGGCAGGCCCGGCATCCTGCCGATCGAATGGTCGGCGAGCGAGGTGCCGTCGGCGCCCGAAGCCTGGCGCGCGCTGGCGATTTTCGGCACCGTGGTCGGGCTCGCGGCGCTGGATATCCTGCCGATCGAGATCGGCGCGCTGGCCGGCGCTGCCGCGATGCTGGCGACGGGGGTCATGACCCTGCGCCAGGCGGCGCGCGCCATCGGGGCCGATCTGGTGCTGGTGATCGCCGCCGCCCTGGCGCTGGGCAAGGCGCTGCAGGCGACCGGCGGCGCGGAGATCCTGTCCGACCTGCTGGCCGACGCCCTGGCGGGATCGCCGGTGCCGGTCGTGCTGTCCGCCTTCTTCCTGCTGGTCGCGGTTCTGGCCAACCTGGTCGGCACCAAGGCGGTAGCGGTCCTGTTCACACCGATCGCGGTCTCGCTGGCGCTCGGGCTGGGCGCGCCGGTGGAGCCGTTCGCGGTGGCCGTGGTCTTCGGCGCCAACTGCGCGTTCGCAACGCCGATGGGCTATCAGACCAACCTGCTGGTGATGGGCCCGGCAGGCTACCGCTTCCAGGACTTCGTGCGCGCCGGTCTGCCGATGCTGCTCTTCGTGTGGGCGACGGTGAGCGTTGTCCTTCCGCTGTATTACGGCCTGTAG
- a CDS encoding lytic murein transglycosylase: MLRQVGAFAAIAAVFTVANAALTLAGTPEVLARATAADRPAPGPNPPKGPASRPSFAAWIAGLKTEARTRRIGEATLTAALDGLRLNRRALELEARQPEFVTPVGAYVAALTGKKALAAGREKRRQHAALLARIEAAYGVPARYLLAIWRLESDYGANFGAFPVIETLATLAYAGTPKRRRFWRRQLFGALQIVDRGHAPLDRLVGSWAGAMGHTQFIPTTFLDHAVDFDGDGRRDLWRSLPDVFASTASYLRKSGWQPGLPFGWEAKLPEGFDLGRAHIGESRTVAEWRALGVRRADGRPIPEIDRPASLIVPAGWSGPVFLVTQNYRAILRYNNAAAYALTVGLFAERLEGQGRLVARWPAADRLLSRSEKAELQRKLMALGYDPGPVDGKVGPETRKAIRAFQKSAGKPADGYANHALLEAVREAAHR; the protein is encoded by the coding sequence GTGTTGAGACAAGTCGGCGCTTTCGCAGCTATCGCGGCAGTATTCACGGTCGCGAATGCTGCCTTAACGCTTGCCGGCACGCCGGAGGTTCTGGCCCGGGCTACGGCTGCGGATCGGCCCGCTCCGGGACCGAATCCCCCCAAGGGGCCGGCTTCCCGTCCGTCATTCGCCGCATGGATCGCCGGGCTCAAGACCGAAGCGCGTACCAGACGGATCGGCGAAGCCACGCTGACCGCAGCGCTCGACGGACTGCGCCTGAACCGGCGGGCCCTGGAACTGGAGGCGCGCCAGCCGGAATTCGTTACGCCGGTCGGCGCCTATGTCGCCGCGCTGACCGGCAAAAAGGCGCTGGCCGCCGGCCGGGAAAAACGCCGGCAGCACGCCGCCCTGCTTGCCAGGATCGAAGCGGCTTACGGCGTACCCGCGCGTTATCTTCTGGCGATCTGGCGGCTGGAATCCGACTATGGGGCGAATTTCGGCGCCTTCCCGGTGATCGAGACCCTGGCGACGCTGGCCTATGCCGGCACGCCGAAGCGCCGGCGCTTCTGGCGCCGGCAGTTGTTCGGCGCGTTGCAAATCGTCGACCGCGGCCACGCGCCGCTCGACCGGCTGGTCGGCTCGTGGGCCGGCGCGATGGGCCATACCCAGTTTATTCCGACCACGTTTCTCGACCATGCGGTCGATTTCGACGGCGACGGGCGGCGCGACCTGTGGCGCAGTCTGCCGGACGTTTTCGCCTCGACGGCCAGCTATCTGAGGAAATCCGGCTGGCAGCCGGGCCTGCCGTTCGGCTGGGAAGCGAAGCTGCCGGAGGGGTTCGACCTCGGCCGGGCCCATATCGGGGAGAGCCGGACCGTCGCCGAATGGCGCGCCCTGGGCGTCCGGCGCGCCGACGGCCGGCCGATCCCGGAGATCGACCGGCCGGCCAGCCTGATCGTGCCGGCCGGCTGGAGCGGACCGGTCTTTCTCGTTACGCAGAATTACCGCGCCATCCTTCGCTACAACAATGCAGCGGCCTATGCGCTGACGGTAGGCCTGTTTGCCGAACGGCTGGAAGGGCAGGGCAGGCTGGTCGCCCGCTGGCCCGCAGCGGACCGCCTGTTGTCGCGCTCCGAAAAGGCGGAGTTGCAACGAAAGCTGATGGCGCTCGGCTACGATCCGGGCCCGGTCGACGGAAAGGTCGGCCCGGAAACCAGGAAGGCGATACGGGCCTTCCAGAAAAGCGCCGGCAAACCGGCCGACGGTTACGCCAACCATGCATTGCTGGAAGCGGTCCGCGAGGCCGCTCACCGGTAA
- a CDS encoding lytic murein transglycosylase: MLFLHRWNRPAGSWRPVRNLALLSIAGGMLAACGGGNWGSGKDASAQYRACLNKVSALYRYSGSFDGYLSKAKKIGRRCGIRSSTLHAGLGRLNNRNVGVSDYAEADGIELREQIADATGADGVLLARRRSGNAVRDYLAYRVTPDLVRKGRSMRKRYRRLLRQIERRYRVPAHYLVAFWGIESRYGAVTGRHRVVPTLAKLGYRSNRRRFFSSELLGALMIADRGFARLSRMYGSAAGAMGQTQFMPSAYIYYAVDHNGDGRRDIWRSKADVLASMANYSIKRGGWDTRINSAIYEVRLPRRLRVIRTGFYNRRPLNYWRRAGVRRIDGGALPRSRETASVFLPAGCRGPAFLLTRNFRAIMRYNNLIEYAFAVAVLAEKIENRFRIRKPWPRRDYALTKRERADLQRRLTRMGYGRLRADGILGEKSRRAIQRYQARKGLCPSGHANTRLYNHVRGRRSGGGYADSGGEPQAFGPVIERAEAQ; the protein is encoded by the coding sequence ATGCTGTTCCTTCATCGCTGGAACCGGCCCGCCGGGTCGTGGCGGCCGGTTCGAAACCTCGCGCTTCTATCCATTGCCGGCGGCATGCTCGCTGCATGCGGCGGCGGAAACTGGGGCTCCGGCAAGGATGCGTCGGCGCAATACCGGGCCTGTCTGAACAAGGTTTCCGCGCTCTACCGCTATTCGGGCAGCTTCGACGGTTACCTGAGCAAGGCGAAGAAAATCGGGCGCCGTTGCGGCATCCGGAGTTCGACGCTCCACGCGGGTCTCGGCCGGTTGAACAACCGCAACGTCGGGGTTTCGGACTATGCCGAAGCGGACGGCATCGAACTGCGGGAGCAGATCGCCGACGCAACCGGCGCCGACGGCGTCCTGCTGGCCCGGCGGCGCAGCGGCAACGCCGTGCGCGACTATCTGGCTTACCGCGTGACTCCGGACCTAGTTCGCAAGGGCCGGAGCATGCGGAAACGCTATCGCCGCCTGCTCAGGCAGATCGAGCGGCGGTATCGCGTTCCTGCGCACTACCTGGTCGCCTTCTGGGGCATCGAATCCAGATACGGCGCCGTCACCGGGCGCCACCGCGTCGTGCCGACCCTCGCCAAACTCGGCTATCGCAGCAATCGCCGGCGCTTCTTCTCGAGCGAACTGCTCGGCGCGCTCATGATCGCCGACCGCGGCTTCGCGCGTCTCAGCCGGATGTACGGCAGCGCCGCCGGCGCCATGGGCCAGACGCAATTCATGCCGTCTGCCTACATCTACTATGCCGTCGATCACAATGGCGACGGCCGGCGCGACATCTGGCGGAGCAAGGCCGACGTGCTGGCCTCCATGGCGAACTACAGCATCAAGCGCGGCGGCTGGGATACCCGGATAAACAGCGCGATCTACGAAGTGCGCCTGCCGCGCCGCCTGCGCGTTATCCGGACGGGGTTCTACAACCGGCGTCCCCTGAACTACTGGCGTCGGGCCGGCGTCCGCCGGATCGACGGCGGCGCCCTGCCGCGGAGCCGGGAAACAGCCTCGGTCTTTTTGCCGGCCGGCTGCCGCGGACCGGCATTCCTGCTGACGAGAAATTTCCGCGCCATCATGCGCTACAACAACCTGATCGAATACGCCTTTGCCGTTGCCGTGCTGGCAGAGAAGATCGAGAACCGGTTCCGGATACGCAAACCCTGGCCGCGGCGCGACTATGCCCTCACAAAACGGGAGCGTGCCGACCTGCAACGCCGGTTGACCCGCATGGGCTATGGCCGCCTCAGGGCCGACGGCATCCTTGGCGAGAAAAGCCGCCGGGCGATCCAGCGCTACCAGGCGCGCAAGGGGCTGTGCCCCAGCGGCCACGCAAACACGCGGCTCTACAACCACGTCAGGGGCCGGCGGAGCGGCGGCGGCTATGCCGACAGCGGCGGCGAACCGCAAGCGTTCGGGCCGGTTATCGAGCGGGCGGAGGCGCAATAG
- a CDS encoding Lrp/AsnC family transcriptional regulator: MPARLTTASGKRVRLDAIDLKILRDLQEHGRMTNVELARRAGISAPPCLRRVRALEEAGYIRGYHAQVDQEALGFEVLFFVLVGLDSQAQEVLSAFEDEMANWREVRECHMVRGAGDFLLKIVARNTAHENEVTTRLTSARHVTTVQSIQVIRSGKNRPGVPVDME; encoded by the coding sequence ATGCCAGCACGCCTGACGACAGCAAGCGGCAAGCGGGTTCGCCTCGACGCCATCGACCTGAAGATTTTGCGCGATCTCCAGGAGCATGGCCGGATGACCAATGTCGAGTTGGCGCGGCGCGCGGGTATCTCCGCACCGCCCTGCCTGCGCCGGGTCCGCGCGTTGGAGGAAGCCGGTTATATCCGCGGTTACCACGCCCAGGTCGACCAGGAGGCCCTGGGCTTCGAAGTGTTGTTCTTCGTTCTGGTCGGCCTGGACAGCCAGGCCCAGGAAGTGCTGAGCGCCTTCGAGGATGAAATGGCCAATTGGCGCGAGGTGCGCGAATGCCACATGGTGCGCGGCGCCGGCGATTTCCTGCTCAAGATCGTGGCGCGCAACACCGCGCACGAGAACGAGGTCACGACGCGGCTGACCTCCGCCCGCCATGTCACGACCGTCCAGTCGATCCAGGTCATCCGGAGCGGCAAGAACCGGCCCGGCGTGCCGGTCGATATGGAATAG
- a CDS encoding mitochondrial fission ELM1 family protein: MTQPLTVWAVTEGHIGTENQARGVAEALVGSGPGAVVVKRIAVRAPWRWLSPALWPAPLTALGRNGDLLEPPWPDVLISCGRRAAAPNLAVRKRSGGATLSVHIQRPYMPSDRFDLVVAPRHDGLDGANVHVTRAAVHRVTAERLAAGRSDAAGCADPARHAVTVLIGGSNRRHRLTEAIAARFGDRLAALCRRRPIDLRLTPSRRTHPAIVRILAGKLAGTGAEIWDGSGDNPYFDWLAIADTIVVTWDSVSMTSEALATGKPVYVLPLEGASRRIDRFHAGLQADGYTRPFDGALERWDYAPPDDTAAAAAAIRARLRASGQAGGVMRSG; encoded by the coding sequence ATGACGCAGCCGCTCACCGTCTGGGCGGTGACCGAAGGACATATCGGGACGGAAAACCAGGCGCGCGGCGTGGCGGAAGCGCTGGTCGGCAGCGGCCCCGGCGCTGTCGTCGTCAAGCGAATCGCAGTCCGCGCGCCCTGGCGCTGGCTGTCTCCCGCCCTCTGGCCGGCGCCGCTGACGGCGCTCGGCCGCAACGGCGATTTGCTCGAACCGCCGTGGCCGGACGTCCTGATCAGTTGCGGGCGGCGGGCGGCGGCGCCCAACCTGGCGGTCCGGAAGCGCAGCGGCGGCGCCACCCTGTCGGTGCACATCCAGCGGCCCTACATGCCCAGCGACCGGTTCGATCTGGTTGTCGCTCCGCGGCACGACGGTCTGGACGGCGCCAACGTCCACGTCACCCGCGCCGCCGTCCATCGGGTAACCGCCGAGCGGCTCGCAGCGGGCCGCAGCGATGCTGCCGGATGCGCGGATCCGGCCCGCCACGCCGTAACCGTGCTGATCGGCGGTTCGAACCGGCGGCACCGGCTGACCGAAGCGATTGCCGCCCGGTTCGGCGACCGGCTGGCCGCTCTGTGCCGCCGTCGCCCGATCGACCTGCGCCTCACGCCGTCGCGCCGCACGCACCCGGCGATCGTCCGCATCCTGGCCGGGAAGCTGGCCGGAACAGGGGCGGAAATCTGGGACGGTTCGGGCGATAATCCGTACTTCGACTGGCTCGCGATCGCAGACACCATTGTCGTTACCTGGGATTCGGTGTCGATGACCTCGGAAGCGCTGGCGACGGGCAAGCCCGTCTATGTTCTGCCGCTGGAGGGCGCATCCCGGCGAATCGACCGGTTTCATGCCGGCTTGCAGGCGGACGGCTACACCCGCCCGTTCGACGGGGCGCTGGAGCGCTGGGACTACGCGCCGCCGGACGATACCGCCGCCGCCGCCGCCGCGATTCGCGCCCGGCTGCGCGCAAGCGGGCAAGCGGGCGGCGTCATGCGCTCAGGTTGA
- the trxB gene encoding thioredoxin-disulfide reductase, with protein sequence MPQTFHDRVLIIGSGPAGYTAAIYAARANLAPRMAMGLQPGGQLTITTDVENYPGFADVIQGPWLMEQMQAQAEHVGTTITHDLIVAVDFTQRPFRCVGDGGDVYLADTAIIATGAQARWLGLPSEEKFMGFGVSACATCDGFFYRGKEVIVVGGGNTAVEEAIYLTNHATRVTLAHRRDELRAEKILQDRLFANPKIEPLWNTVLEEVIGDDDPPGVTAARLRNVLTGEIAERPVDGIFIAIGHDPATAVFRDKLAMDEEGYILVEPNTTVTSVPGVFAAGDVVDKVYRQAVTAAGLGCMAALDAEKFLAEREAATPMAAE encoded by the coding sequence ATGCCACAGACCTTCCACGACCGTGTTCTGATTATCGGCTCCGGCCCGGCGGGATACACCGCCGCAATCTATGCCGCGCGTGCAAACCTCGCGCCCCGGATGGCGATGGGGCTCCAACCGGGCGGGCAGCTGACGATCACAACGGATGTCGAGAATTATCCCGGCTTCGCCGACGTGATCCAGGGTCCGTGGCTGATGGAGCAGATGCAGGCCCAGGCCGAGCATGTCGGGACCACCATCACCCACGATCTGATCGTCGCGGTGGATTTCACGCAGCGGCCGTTCCGCTGCGTCGGCGACGGCGGCGACGTCTACCTCGCCGATACCGCGATCATCGCGACGGGCGCCCAGGCGCGCTGGCTGGGGCTGCCGAGCGAAGAGAAATTCATGGGCTTCGGCGTTTCGGCCTGTGCGACCTGCGACGGCTTCTTCTATCGCGGCAAGGAAGTGATCGTGGTCGGCGGCGGCAACACCGCCGTCGAGGAAGCGATCTATCTCACCAATCACGCCACCAGGGTTACGCTGGCGCATCGCCGGGACGAATTGCGGGCGGAGAAGATCCTGCAGGATCGCCTGTTCGCCAATCCGAAGATCGAGCCGCTCTGGAATACCGTGCTCGAAGAGGTGATCGGCGACGACGATCCGCCGGGGGTGACGGCGGCCCGGCTGCGCAATGTCCTGACCGGCGAGATCGCGGAAAGGCCGGTGGACGGCATCTTCATCGCGATCGGACACGACCCGGCCACGGCGGTTTTCCGTGACAAGCTGGCGATGGACGAGGAGGGCTATATCCTGGTTGAGCCCAATACGACCGTGACCAGCGTTCCCGGCGTCTTTGCCGCGGGCGACGTCGTCGACAAGGTGTACCGGCAAGCGGTCACCGCCGCGGGACTGGGCTGCATGGCGGCCCTGGATGCGGAGAAATTCCTGGCGGAACGGGAGGCTGCGACGCCGATGGCGGCGGAATAG